One genomic segment of Brassica napus cultivar Da-Ae chromosome A3, Da-Ae, whole genome shotgun sequence includes these proteins:
- the LOC106444691 gene encoding phytolongin Phyl2.1, which yields MISNPRLMFYSCIARGTVILAEFSSKDEPEIEALALRCIQNVPSHHSMISQTVRKRTYASIIDGLFTYFAILDEAVTKKESLWLFTRLKSAMEALVPDRSALDNPTQHCLQSKLDPVFAEIAGGGNNNNKDLEPGLGLVGSPREIKNPSLDSSKEQRALKPLLAKPLMVLKKNKKRVQTEAKMDVAGGVSVSNSRGLPRNGLIHDHHHRQKAKQIWKKHVWVVLMFDVCICIVLFGIWLWVCQGFQCIQA from the coding sequence ATGATCTCGAATCCACGTCTCATGTTCTACTCTTGCATTGCAAGAGGAACAGTGATTCTCGCCGAGTTCTCTTCCAAGGACGAGCCAGAGATCGAAGCTCTAGCTTTGCGATGCATCCAAAACGTGCCTTCTCATCACTCCATGATCTCTCAAACTGTCCGTAAGAGGACATACGCTTCGATCATAGACGGTTTGTTTACCTATTTCGCCATTTTAGACGAGGCCGTGACGAAAAAAGAGTCTCTCTGGCTCTTCACTCGGTTGAAATCAGCCATGGAGGCTCTTGTTCCAGACAGATCTGCATTGGATAACCCGACACAACACTGTCTCCAGTCAAAGCTCGATCCTGTTTTCGCTGAGATCGCTGGTGGAGGTAATAATAACAACAAGGATTTGGAACCGGGGTTAGGTTTGGTTGGATCACCGAGGGAGATCAAGAATCCGAGTCTTGATTCATCGAAAGAACAACGCGCGTTGAAGCCGCTTCTGGCAAAGCCATTGATGGTgttgaagaagaataagaagagggTGCAGACGGAGGCGAAGATGGATGTGGCAGGAGGAGTAAGCGTGAGTAATAGCAGGGGGTTACCAAGAAACGGGTTGATTCACGATCATCATCATAGACAAAAGGCCAAACAGATTTGGAAGAAACATGTTTGGGTTGTCTTGATGTTTGATGTCTGCATATGTATTGTTCTGTTTGGAATCTGGCTTTGGGTTTGTCAAGGGTTTCAATGCATCCAAGCGTAG
- the LOC106444692 gene encoding membrane protein of ER body-like protein: MIMEVTNSHDSPNKGRRLTPMRSSLPVSTQQKMANDDRKKPPKKKGRLTPMRSPIPVSNPVTLAEPLLITPVVEGRKVEILKSIVYGGLAEAITSLGVISSAAGSGASTLNILVLGLANLFGGLVLIIHNLHEIRKEEPIRETTAESQTNGQKETRYKRLLGRRENFMLHATIAILSFIITGLLPPVVYYFSFSKTHNKDYKVASVFGASLICIALLALAKAHVRNPRSSYLKSVMYYAITAVSVSGITYVVGNVVNQLIEKYGWSDGSETPAGEMMLSLMGRKAGGFGYSSSY; encoded by the exons ATGATAATGGAAGTTACAAACTCACATGATTCACCAAACAAAGGACGTCGTCTCACCCCGATGCGATCATCTCTCCCCGTATCAACACAGCAAAAGATGGCCAATGATGACAGGAAAAAACCACCAAAGAAAAAAGGACGTCTCACCCCGATGCGATCACCTATCCCCGTATCAAACCCAGTGACTCTAGCGGAACCGTTACTGATCACACCAGTTGTTGAAGGACGTAAAGTGGAGATATTGAAAAGCATCGTATATGGAGGTCTAGCAGAAGCAATCACAAGCCTCGGTGTTATCTCATCTGCTGCTGGTTCTGGTGCTTCAACAT TGAACATTTTGGTATTAGGGCTTGCGAACTTATTTGGCGGGCTTGTTCTCATTATTCATAAT CTCCACGAAATAAGAAAGGAGGAACCCATTAGAGAAACAACAGCTGAAAGCCAGACCAATGGTCAAAAAGAAACTCGGTACAAGCGACTCTTGGGACGAAGAGAAAACTTCATGCTTCACGCAACAATCGCAATCTTATCCTTCATAATCACCGGACTACTCCCACCTGTCGTCTACTACTTCTCATTCAGCAAAACACACAACAAAGACTACAAAGTGGCATCAGTTTTTGGCGCATCTCTTATATGTATCGCCTTGCTCGCTCTAGCCAAAGCCCACGTGAGGAACCCGAGAAGCAGTTATCTGAAGAGCGTTATGTACTACGCGATAACTGCTGTGTCTGTGTCGGGGATTACGTACGTGGTTGGTAACGTTGTGAATCAGTTGATTGAGAAGTACGGATGGTCTGATGGGTCTGAAACTCCGGCGGGAGAGATGATGCTTTCACTTATGGGGAGAAAGGCTGGTGGCTTTGGATACTCATCATCGTACTGA
- the LOC106444693 gene encoding membrane protein of ER body-like protein gives MAFAEVMELTTGTEKHHQEVEMEEEEDQVVGLERKTSSLAHEKRPDSADSSTITTTNTSSSSSFSGDGERVTIESLEIYESAEKEIGFHGEHDDVNNGNVYLDVHQGSESSDAESDDHESHTVDHLNGKKKVTEFEKGSSSEENKGSREIDEVQDDDIPEEVEVIEEEEVDIEHVKDYKAKELVENQKTPDLLCPKCKNCITKVVVLKKRVLLRKKVALKKNKQNNPNVPERPAATRPTGTDDNLRSEDNMKSAVSSENPIPGSFFYKCLSCFSIFNIEPIVVGSNPVPPSEVNVGINTRLKPQQEPTGCSNWIVSMIGIKKNEQLEDKGEAMPSVPEDNRPRDNHTPLVVDTAAPPPVQDDAVTLIQDKVRLSPIQPQHDVNVPKAMSSGPSDSRVDIRQLPVTSLLGETPADPLLPQVVERRKPEILKSVVYGGLTEAITSLGVISSAAGSGASTLNILVLGLANLFGGLILIIHNLQELREEEPIIETTDDNGEEETRYKRLLGRRENFMLHATLAILSFIITGLLPPVVYYFSFRETHNKDYKVASVFSASLICISFLALAKAHVRSPRGSYLKSVLYYAANAVSVSGITYVVGNVVNQLLEKYGWSDGLKLRLGR, from the exons ATGGCATTCGCCGAAGTCATGGAGCTCACCACCGGGACAGAAAAGCACCACCAGGAGGTAGAAATGGAAGAAGAGGAGGACCAAGTTGTCGGGTTGGAGAGAAAAACGTCGTCGTTGGCTCATGAAAAGAGACCCGATAGTGCAGATAGTAGTACTATCACCACTACCAACACAAGCTCATCTTCTAGCTTTTCTGGTGATGGAGAGCGTGTCACGATAGAGAGTCTGGAGATCTATGAGTCAGCGGAGAAAGAAATCGGATTTCACGGTGAGCACGACGACGTGAACAATGGCAACGTCTACTTGGACGTACACCAAG GTTCTGAGTCATCTGATGCGGAATCTGATGATCATGAGTCCCACACTGTTGACCACTTGAATGGGAAGAAAAAAGTGACAGAGTTTGAAAAGGGTTCATCTTCTGAGGAGAACAAAGGATCACGTGAGATCGATGAAGTACAAGACGATGATATCCCTGAAGAGGTGGAGGTgatagaggaggaggaggtggacaTCGAACATGTTAAAGATTACAAGGCGAAGGAACTGGTGGAGAACCAAAAGACACCTGATCTACTATGTCCAAAATGCAAGAATTGCATCACCAAAGTGGTTGTCCTCAAGAAAAGGGTCCTCCTCAGGAAAAAGGTTGCCCTTAAGAAAAATAAGCAGAACAACCCTAATGTGCCGGAGAGGCCTGCAGCGACAAGGCCTACCGGGACTGATGATAATCTTCGTTCGGAAGACAATATGAAATCTGCTGTTAGTAGTGAAAACCCTATACCTGGGTCCTTTTTCTACAAGTGCTTGTCCTGCTTCAGCATATTCAATATCGAACCCATAG TGGTGGGTTCAAACCCGGTTCCTCCCAGTGAAGTTAACGTGGGGATTAACACTCGGCTAAAGCCTCAACAGGAGCCTACAGGCTGTTCCAACTGGATCGTTTCAATGATTGGAATTAAGAAAAACGAACAACTAGAAGATAAAG GTGAAGCAATGCCTAGTGTCCCGGAAGATAATCGGCCACGTGATAACCATACCCCTTTGGTAGTAGATACGGCAGCCCCACCTCCTGTTCAGGATGATGCAGTAACTTTGATTCAAG ACAAAGTACGTCTCTCCCCGATTCAACCACAACATGACGTGAACGTACCAAAGGCAATGAGTAGTGGACCCAGTGATTCAAGAGTAGATATTCGTCAACTCCCAGTGACTTCTCTGCTAGGAGAGACTCCAGCTGATCCGTTACTTCCACAAGTTGTTGAAAGACGTAAACCGGAGATCTTGAAAAGCGTCGTATATGGTGGTTTAACAGAAGCAATCACAAGCCTCGGTGTTATCTCATCCGCCGCTGGTTCTGGTGCTTCAACAT TGAACATTTTGGTATTAGGGCTTGCAAACTTATTTGGAGGGCTTATACTCATTATTCATAAC CTCCAAGAACTCAGAGAGGAGGAACCCATCATAGAAACAACTGATGATAACGGTGAAGAAGAAACTCGGTACAAGCGACTTCTAGGACGAAGAGAAAACTTCATGCTTCACGCAACACTCGCAATCTTATCCTTCATAATCACCGGACTACTCCCTCCTGTCGTCTACTACTTCTCATTCAGAGAAACACACAACAAAGACTACAAAGTGGCATCAGTTTTCAGCGCATCTCTGATATGTATCTCCTTCCTCGCTCTAGCCAAAGCTCACGTGAGGAGCCCGAGAGGCAGCTATCTGAAGAGCGTTCTGTACTACGCGGCGAATGCTGTGTCGGTGTCAGGGATTACCTACGTGGTTGGTAACGTTGTGAATCAGTTGCTTGAGAAGTACGGATGGTCTGATGGGTTGAAACTCCGGCTGGGGAGATGA
- the BNAA03G48840D gene encoding uncharacterized protein At4g00950 codes for MECESDDQERFCATPKLPLFSIPLSRTSCETPGLATPPVNIAGSVPFIWEEAPGKPRVFDENKPPASKQNTVRCLELPPRLVLQAAVNEPSPTTVLDGPYVVPRRSLSLTRRSEKDTECRFDFSRSTNGRCCDGGDTTVKISRVRRKGSLLNLSHSKSQFLARVYRGFKQVIPWRRRQDNLPRMSSSNV; via the exons aTGGAATGTGAAAGTGATGACCAAGAACGGTTCTGTGCGACTCCTAAGCTTCCTCTCTTCTCGATTCCGTTAAGCAGAACATCTTGCGAGACTCCTGGCCTAGCTACGCCGCCTGTAAACATCGCCGGATCAGTCCCGTTTATATGGGAGGAAGCTCCGGGAAAGCCACGCGTTTTCGATGAGAACAAACCGCCGGCGTCAAAGCAGAACACCGTACGGTGCCTTGAGCTTCCGCCGAGACTGGTTTTGCAAGCCGCCGTGAATGAGCCATCTCCGACGACAGTTCTTGATGGTCCTTACGTTGTACCACGCCGGTCTCTGTCGTTGACAAGGAGAAGCGAGAAAGACACTGAGTGTCGATTTGACTTTTCACGTTCCACGAACGGTCGCTGCTGCGACGGAGGCGACACAACAGTGAAGATCAGTAGAGTTAGAAGAAAAGGAAGTCTTCTGAATCTTTCTCATTCCAAATCGCAGTTCTTG GCAAGGGTTTACAGAGGGTTTAAGCAAGTCATTCCATGGAGACGTAGGCAAGATAATCTTCCAAGGATGAGTTCTTCCAACGTCTAA